GAACCTATCGCCCGGTGCGACACTGACAGTACGCTCCCAACATGGCCAGCATCGAAGTTCCAATCAGCGACGAGAAGATCATCACTCTCCTGAAGGAGAAGTACGGGCTGGACTTCGGCAAAGGTCGACTTCAAGGCATCGAGGTTACGAGGGAACCGCAGGTGTCGAACTCGTCCATTTCGCACATCGTCTCGGTACGGCTCGACTTCGGCCTTGAGCTTGGCGAAATCGAAGATCTCGTCGGCTACTGAGCGTCGAAACCGCGCACTTAGCGGGAGTAGATCTGCTCTGGAATCCCGCTTGAATCAGCCCCGCCCGGATACACCATTACCTGGTAAGGCTTCGCCACGTTGATCTCGCCCCCACAGGCCCACTCGCCCCCCGGATACTCCCCGCGGTAGTCCAGCGCGACTTTGCTTGTTCCCACTGATGCGCTTGTCAGTTGATCCGTATCCACGCCTGCCCAGTCAGCGACGATCTGTATGCACTCCTGCTCGACGGCGTACTTGCCAGTCCCACTCGGAGCCAGAGCGCCCGAGAATGAGGCCCAGAGGAACCCGGCCGCCAGAACGACCGCGATGCCAAAGAAGATGTTCTTCGCCACTCCGCTTTTTCGGGGCTTGTCACCATTCGTCGGGACGGGACTCGAGGATGCTGGAGCGCCGATCGGACCCGCTGCGGGCCGCTCGCCGTATGGCCGAGACCCCGACTCGCCGCTCACACCGTCTCTACAACAGCGGTGATCGATGTTCCCATTTCGCCCCGACCTAGGGGGTTGGCCACGCCACGGACCGCGATCGACACAATCCGCACGGGTGGCCAGTCTCTCAACGCCTCTTCGAGCGACTGAATCGCCTGAGCCTCACCGCCGCCCAGTGCCGTAACGGAGATGACCTTCTGCTGCGGGATGAGTGCCATTTCCGAAGCATAGCGATAGACATGTCAGCCGCCGTGGAGTCCTGGCCCGGACCGGTGCTCGAGGATCTACAGCGCGTGGCCGGCGGCAGGGCTGACATCGTCGCGATGGAAGCGGGATCGTGGGCAGGCGTCTATGAGGACGAGAACACGCTTACCTTGGCACGCGCGCTGCTTGAGATCCCCGGCGCACCCGACTGGGTAAAGCTCGGGCAGGAACGGCGCGCCGCTGGGCGACACTCGACCGAGGGATTCGCGCGCTGAGAAATCCGGTATTGCACGCATATTGCACGGAGTCCCCCACCAACGAGAAAACCCCCGGAAAACCGGGGGTTTATCTGTGCGCGATACTGGGATCGAACCAGTGACCTCTTCCGTGTCAGGGAAGCGCGCTACCGCTGCGCCAATCGCGCCTATTCAGGCTATTAAGTTGAAGCGACGAGGTGGCGACGGGATTCGAACCCGTGTAAACGGCTTTGCAGGCCGGTGCCTAGCCGCTCGGCCACGCCACCGTGTGGATTGACCCCACGTGCCGTGAGCCCCTCAGAAAGAGACTCCTGCACTCGAGCGGATGACGAGATTCGAACTCGCGACCCTCACCTTGGCAAGGTGATGCGCTACCACTGCGCTACATCCGCGTTGTGTTCCGGCTGACCGGGCACTTGTAAAACATTAGCCGATCATTTCGATCCCGCAAAACCGAAACACGATCTCGCGCGTGTCTTGCGGTTTGGTCGTGAGCGCGTCTGACGTTCAGGTAATATCGTTTTTCGACCCCCTGGGTCATGGGCGATTGGCGCAGTTGGTAGCGCGCTTCCTTCACACGGAAGAGGTCATCGGTTCGAGTCCGGTATCGCCCACCACATTCTCAGATCTAGAATCCCCGCATGGGAATCCTGACCTTCAGCATCAACGTCACCCTCGACGGGTGCGTCGACCATCAAGAGGGAATCGCCGACGACGAGACCCACGCCTACTTCACCCGTCTCATGGACGAGGCAGGAGCGATGCTGTGGGGCCGCGTCACCTACGAGATGATGGAGAGCGCCTGGCCCGCAGTCGCTCGCGGTGACGCGGATGCACCGCCGGCCTTACGCGAATGGGCGGTCAAGCTGGACGTCAAGCCGAAATATGTGGTGTCGTCCACGCGAAATGACTTCCCGTGGACCAACAGCCACCACATCACCGACGACCTGCGAGCCGGCGTCCAGAAGCTCAAGGACATGACTCCGGCGGGCGTGCTGCTCGGCAGCGCTGCACTCGCAGCGGAGCTTGACCGGCTGGAGCTGATCGACGAGTACAAGTTCCTCGTCCACCCCATGATCGCCGGCCACGGTCCAACCCTCTACCGGAGCGGGCTGCCCAACACGCGGCGGCTTGAGTTGGTCTCGGCGACGCCGCTCCGCGACGGCGTGGTGGCCATGCACTACCGGCGCGCGGACTGACACACAGCGTTCCCTGCATCTCGTTCACTGAGGTGGAACGGACGGCGCGGCCGGCCGCGCACGCAGATGGATGCGTTTGCCGTCTTTGCTGAAGATCGACAGCAGCTCCGTCTGCTGGTTGCCGACGCCCGACAACCAGTGCGGGATGCGCGTGTCGAACTCCGCGGCCTCGCCCGGGCCGAGGATCACGTCCTGCTCCCCGATCACCAGACGCAGGCGTCCCGAGAGGACGTAGAGCCACTCCTGCCCGTCGTGCACCTTCGGCTCCGGCACCGCGGAGACGCCGGCCGGATTCGCCGGAAACGTCACCTTGTACGTCTGCACCGGACTCGATTCCGGTGAGAGCGATTCATACCAGGTGTCTCCCATGCGCTTCTTGGTGCGCGCCACACGCGGATCCGGCGCTTTGCGAGGGACGATGTCGTCGAGCTCCAGCCTCAGAGCCCTCGCGATCGGCACGACGAGCTCCAGATTCGGGGCGCGTTTGCCGGCCTCAAGGCGCGACAACGTGCTCGATGAGATCCCGGTCGCCTCGGAGAGGTCGACAAGCGTCATGCTGCGCTTCTCTCGCCAGCTCTTGAGTCGCGGACCGATGAGCGCCACCGAATCGTCGGGCATCAGCATCCTCCTTGCTATTTCGGCATGGATATTTGCCACAACGGTATCACCGGCGCAGGCTGAGATCATGACACGCGACGACCGATCAACAACAGTATCCACATCCGACCCCGAGGCAGCGACCTGGGATGTCGTGATCATCGGCGGCGGAGCCGCAGGCCTGAGCGCCGCGCTCATCCTGTCGCGGGCCCGACGACGAGTCCTCGTGCTCGACGCGCAAGCGCCCCGCAACCGGTTCGCGCCGCACATGCACGGCGTACTGAGCAGGGATGGCTACTCCCCTCTCGACCTCGTGGCCGACGGCCGTCGCGAGGTGTTGGCCGCGGATGGAGTCATCCAGAACGCGCGCGTCACCGACGCCCGCATGATCGCTGACGGATTCGAGCTCACCACTGAAGCCGGCGCCCGAGTCACCGCCCGTCGCGTGATCTTCGCAACAGGCACCCGCGATGCGCTCCCCGAGATCGATGGACTCGCAGAGCAGTGGGGCCGCGGCGTCGTGGCCTGCCCGTACTGCGACGGCTACGAGGCCGCTGGACGCCGGATCGGCTTACTGCTGGGCTCTGTGGCAGGCATCCACAAAGCGCACATGCTGCGCTCGTACTCCGCCGACATCACGGTGTTCACCGCACTCGCGGAGCCCATCCCCGAGATCGAACGACGCATTCTGGAGGAACGCGGCATCCGTCTAGAAGACCAGATCGTGACGCGCGTCGTGTCCGATGGAGATCGGCTGACAGGACTCGCCCTCTCCGACGGCACGGTCACGCAGATCGATGCCCTCTTCGCGGAACCACGACTCGTCCCCCTTGACGAACCGCTGCAGCAACTCGGTGCCGCACGCAAGGAAACTCCGTTCGGCGAATGGCCCGCTGTCGACGAGTTCGGGCGGACGAGCATCCCCGGCGTCTGGGCAGTGGGCAACACTGCGAATCCGGCCGCGCTGGTGCCGATCGCGATGGGATCGGGCGCAACAGCCGCTCTTGCGTTGAACGGAGAGTTCGTCGCCGAAGAGGTGGCGGTCGCCGCTGCAGCGGTGAACGCCCAGCAGAAAGCAGAAGCGCGATGACCGGAGAGCCGGGTGGCGCCGCTACGGATGCGATGCAGTTCTGGGACGAGCGATACGTGAGCAGACGCACCGAACACGGTCGAATCTGGAGCGGAGACGTCAATTCAACGGTGGAACAGCAGTTGAAAGGGCTGCCGCCGGGCTCCGCGCTCGAACTCGGATCAGGAGAAGGCGCAGATGCACTCTGGCTCGCCGCCCAAGGCTGGAACGTCACCGCACTGGACATCTCATCCGTCGCCCTGGCGGTCGGCGCAGCGGAGGCCACGAAGGAGGGACTCTCCGACCGGATCGAGTGGGTTCAGACCGATCTCGCGACCTGGCGTCCGTCCGCGCAGTACGACCTCGTCATGTCTGCGTTCCTGCATTCCCCCGTCGAGTTCCCACGGGAGGCAGTCCTCCGGCGTGCGGTCTCCGCGGTCGCGCCGGGCGGCAGCCTGCTCATCGTCGGACACGGCGGGTTCCCGCCCATGTCTGAGCATGCACACGGCACCGACTTCCCGTCGTTCCCGTCGCCCGACGACGTTCTGGCATCACTCCACTTGCCCAGCGGATGGGCGGTCGAGACGAACGCGCTGATCGAACGAACCGCGAAGTGGCGTGACGAGCAGGACGTCGTTCTCGTCGACACGGTGCTGCGCGTGCGCCGTGACGAATAGACACGGCGCACGCGCAGCTCCCCCCGCACCTCGGAACTCGGGTCAGCGGTTTCGGGTCGCACTGGGTCCGGGCTGTGGCTTGGAGAACAGCACGACGATGATCACCGTGACGCCCACTACGACGTGCGGGAGCCACACGTTGAGCGCCTCGCCTGCGAAGCCGAAGATCCATGGCGACAGCGCGAGGAACAAGCTCGCCAC
The DNA window shown above is from Microbacterium murale and carries:
- a CDS encoding dihydrofolate reductase family protein — translated: MGILTFSINVTLDGCVDHQEGIADDETHAYFTRLMDEAGAMLWGRVTYEMMESAWPAVARGDADAPPALREWAVKLDVKPKYVVSSTRNDFPWTNSHHITDDLRAGVQKLKDMTPAGVLLGSAALAAELDRLELIDEYKFLVHPMIAGHGPTLYRSGLPNTRRLELVSATPLRDGVVAMHYRRAD
- a CDS encoding SAM-dependent methyltransferase, whose product is MTGEPGGAATDAMQFWDERYVSRRTEHGRIWSGDVNSTVEQQLKGLPPGSALELGSGEGADALWLAAQGWNVTALDISSVALAVGAAEATKEGLSDRIEWVQTDLATWRPSAQYDLVMSAFLHSPVEFPREAVLRRAVSAVAPGGSLLIVGHGGFPPMSEHAHGTDFPSFPSPDDVLASLHLPSGWAVETNALIERTAKWRDEQDVVLVDTVLRVRRDE
- a CDS encoding NAD(P)/FAD-dependent oxidoreductase — its product is MTRDDRSTTVSTSDPEAATWDVVIIGGGAAGLSAALILSRARRRVLVLDAQAPRNRFAPHMHGVLSRDGYSPLDLVADGRREVLAADGVIQNARVTDARMIADGFELTTEAGARVTARRVIFATGTRDALPEIDGLAEQWGRGVVACPYCDGYEAAGRRIGLLLGSVAGIHKAHMLRSYSADITVFTALAEPIPEIERRILEERGIRLEDQIVTRVVSDGDRLTGLALSDGTVTQIDALFAEPRLVPLDEPLQQLGAARKETPFGEWPAVDEFGRTSIPGVWAVGNTANPAALVPIAMGSGATAALALNGEFVAEEVAVAAAAVNAQQKAEAR
- a CDS encoding helix-turn-helix domain-containing protein, coding for MPDDSVALIGPRLKSWREKRSMTLVDLSEATGISSSTLSRLEAGKRAPNLELVVPIARALRLELDDIVPRKAPDPRVARTKKRMGDTWYESLSPESSPVQTYKVTFPANPAGVSAVPEPKVHDGQEWLYVLSGRLRLVIGEQDVILGPGEAAEFDTRIPHWLSGVGNQQTELLSIFSKDGKRIHLRARPAAPSVPPQ